One stretch of Prinia subflava isolate CZ2003 ecotype Zambia chromosome 19, Cam_Psub_1.2, whole genome shotgun sequence DNA includes these proteins:
- the CCDC62 gene encoding LOW QUALITY PROTEIN: coiled-coil domain-containing protein 62 (The sequence of the model RefSeq protein was modified relative to this genomic sequence to represent the inferred CDS: inserted 1 base in 1 codon): MSSSVLRSASPQAFSPSHKNSIIKRQRQELKLLIAELKDRDRELNDMVAVHERHIQAWEDDRQKILALAERCSLLTSELNEKNAVIKSLTKKLKVLETQHNDSKITLENTQQKFKELTQKVTDSSLQCQALEEKNQSLHCSVLELSAKTGQLQAREQELLTKLQLKDKALIETTDQISEVTSKFKTLESALRAATLEEFSRTREQQDLKLTLKDVLVQVNKMKDILSEKMKESSNQQEEISHLKHENGCLRSELLLAVEEAQRKDQLYQFTKSKQVRIEKELSSLRQVCVKQQRDLHFLHINLDSSDDSRQKHEKAARGRSTGATLSASESPSETDKGRTEGSHGMEERGTAPVPASRVKPSPEMCEVDNSQLLNASDSEETASASLNQSQKVEKGLAGPAEEGEKQDVASSFDELDSEKFHEANNTRPLRNREIGEDGVKSRNRKTLEVPLPSYDQWLNIKSRADLQSTMIQNNITSDKTNNDNKTWEDRSDIEPGQKSRETPVTCKSESDSTIYNFIVNKGEWWKPLSDQEWLEIFKPKKRDRNACRGKDYSCLGTAQXMKCTCSKSEGNMDLNSLHVPSPLLTSSQKSNLTQSSEEFSDEDSPLDISDLAVTKPTKRYSVKPDTSSLFWKLERSLAQSRQMLAELERSLLHTSPSCIANTNNMNKVRELAGTLHRSQLPAAEERDAKLPFFLCDVPSA; this comes from the exons ATGAGTTCATCAGTGCTGCGTTCTGCTTCGCCCcag GCATTTAGCCCCAGTCACAAGAACAGCATCATTaagaggcagaggcaggaacTCAAGCTTTTAATTGCAGAACTGAAAGATCGTGACAGGGAGCTCAATGACATGGTGGCAGTGCATGAGAGACACATCCAGGCCTGGGAAGATGATCGCCAAAAAATCCTGGCTTTGGCAGAACGCTGCAGCTTATTAACTA GTGAGCTGAACGAGAAAAATGCAGTTATAAAATCACTGACCAAAAAGTTAAAGGTTTTAGAAACCCAGCATAATGACAGTAAGATAACACTTGAAAACACACAACAGAAGTTCAAAGAGCTCACTCAGAAAGTAACAGATTCATCTCTTCAGTGCCAGGCTCTGGAG GAGAAAAATCAGAGTCTCCACTGCTCTGTTTTGGAGCTGTCTGCTAAAACAGGCCAGCTGCAAGCGAGGGAACAGGAGCTTCTCACAAAGCTTCAGCTGAAG GACAAGGCCTTAATTGAAACAACTGATCAGATTAGTGAGGTTACATCTAAATTTAAGACACTGGAGAGTGCACTGCGTGCAGCAACGTTGGAGGAATTCAGTCGcaccagagagcagcaggacctCAAGCTGACACTGAAGGATGTCCTGGTTCAAGTAAATAAGATGAAAG ATATCCTCTctgaaaagatgaaagaaagcAGCAATCAGCAGGAAGAAATCAGCCACCTGAAACACGAAAATGGCTGCTTGAGGAGTGAGCTGTTACTGGCAG TGGAGGAAGCACAGAGAAAGGATCAACTTTATCAGTTTACCAAGTCTAAGCAAGTGAGGATTGAAAAAGAATTGTCCAGTTTGCGACAG GTCTGTGTAAAACAGCAGCGGGACTTACACTTCCTTCACATCAACTTGGACAGCTCTGATGACTCCAGGCAAAAGCATGAAAAGGCAGCAAGGGGAAGGAG CACAGGGGCCACACTCTCTGCCTCTGAGAGCCCCAGCGAGACAGACAAGGGTAGGACTGAGGGCAGCCACGGGATGGAGGAGCGTGGAACTGCACCAGTTCCAGCAAGTAGGGTAAAACCCAGCCCTGAGATGTGTGAAGTAGATAATAGCCAGTTACTGAATGCTTCAGACTCGGAGGAAACTGCCTCAGCGTCCTTAAACCAGAGTCAAAAAGTTGAGAAAGGCTTGGCCGGCCCTGcggaagaaggagaaaagcaggatgTTGCATCAAGCTTTGATGAGCTAGACAGTGAAAAATTCCATGAGGCAAACAACACAAGGCCATTGAGAAACAGGGAAATTGGAGAGGATGGAGTGAAAAGCAGAAACCGAAAAACCTTGGAGGTGCCTTTGCCTTCATATGATCAATGGCTTAACATCAAATCTCGTGCAGATTTGCAAAGCACAATGATCCAGAACAACATCACGTCTGACAAAACCAATAATGACAACAAAACCTGGGAAGACAGGTCTGACATTGAGCCTGGCCAAAAAAGCAGAGAGACTCCTGTGACCTGCAAGTCTGAATCTGATTCCACTATTTATAACTTCATTGTAAATAAAGGTGAATGGTGGAAGCCACTGTCAGATCAGGAATGGCTGGAGATTTTCAAACCCAAAAAGAGAGATAGAAATGCGTGCCGTGGAAAAGATTACAGCTGTTTGGGGACTGCAC AGATGAAATGTACCTGCTCCAAAAG tgaagGAAACATGGATCTGAATTCCCTGCACGTGCCTTCTCCTCTATTGACATCCTCTCAGAAGAGCAACCTGACTCAAAGTTCTGAGGAGTTCTCTGATGAAGATTCCCCTCTGGACATCAGTGACTTGGCAGTGACTAAACCAACAAAGAGATACTCCGTGAAACCA GACACAAGCTCCCTGTTCTGGAAGCTGGAGCGTTCCCTGGCCCAGTCCCGACAGAtgctggctgagctggagcgCAGCCTTCTCCACACGAGCCCTTCCTGCATTGCCAACACCAACAACATGAACAAGGTGAG AGAACTTGCAGGAACTCTTCACAGAAGCCAGTTACCTGCTGCAGAAGAAAGAGATGCtaagcttcctttttttctctgtgatgtTCCCTCAGCATGA
- the DENR gene encoding density-regulated protein isoform X2: MATEVAEPVVPDCRGDGRSGARSDADYPLRVLYCGVCSLPTEYCEYMPDVTKCRQWLEKNFPDEFAKLTVENSPKQEAGVGEGQGNVGGGEEEEKKKQKRGGRGQIKQKKKTVPQKVTIAKIPRAKKKYVTRVCGLATFEIDLKEAQRFFAQKFSCGASVTGEDEIIIQGDFTDDIIDVIQEKWPEVDDDSIEDLGEVKK; this comes from the exons AtggccacagaggtggcagagccGGTGGTCCCTGACTGCAGAGGGGACGGCAGGAGCGGTGCCCGGTCAGACGCCGATTACCCGCTGCGGGTCCTCTACTGCGGAG TCTGTTCGTTGCCAACAGAG TACTGTGAATACATGCCTGATGTGACTAAATGCAGACAATGGTTAGAAAAGAATTTTCCAGATGAGTTTGCAAAACTTACAGTAG AAAATTCACCTAAACAGGAAGCTGGGGTTGGAGAAGGCCAAGGAAatgtgggaggaggagaagaagaggagaagaagaaacaaaagagag GTGGAAGAGGTCAGataaaacagaagaagaagaCTGTGCCACAGAAAGTTACGATAGCTAAAATTcccagagcaaagaaaaaatatgtcaCAAGAGTGTGTGGCCTCGCCACGTTTG AAATTGATCTTAAGGAAGCACAAAGGTTTTTTGCTCAGAAATTTTCCTGCGGTGCCTCAGTAACAGGAGAAGATGAAATCATCATTCAGGGGGACTTTACAGATGACATTATTGATGTAATCCAGGAGAAGTGGCCTGAG GTGGATGATGACAGCATTGAAGATCTTGGAGAAGTCAAGAAGTGA